A genomic window from Rattus norvegicus strain BN/NHsdMcwi chromosome 9, GRCr8, whole genome shotgun sequence includes:
- the LOC691414 gene encoding girdin-like isoform X2 codes for MEAKSKAETEATDIQSLPHMWPIYIQPPKLGFGRKASSQNVISQHEECLKELEELKFEIQKCQFEREELYQILDLYIYDEWDHRLHVELPVLQSEHEMRMMAMQMMTNSISDAMERNKELIQVKSSYRIRHSQLLREQAQLENNIQILLNEKRELLVEQTELPASSVEEKRLCEEAGMNICDPRAKQEQV; via the exons atggaggccaaatctaaagcagagactgaagcaacagacattcagagcctgccccacatgtggcccatatatatacagccaccaaaactag gttttggtaggaaggcctcatcccaaaatgtcatcagtcagcacgaggagtgtctaaaggaactggaggaactcaaatttgaaatccagaagtgtcaattcgagagggaggAACTTTATCAAATactggatctttatatctatgatgagtgggaccacag gctgcacgtcgaattgccagtccttcaatccgaacatgagatgagaatgatggctatgcaaatgatgaccaactcaataagtgatgccatggagaggaacaaggagctcatacaagtgaagagttcctaccg catcaggcactcccagctcctgcgtgaacaagctcaattggagaacaatatacagattttgctgaatgagaagagagaactgctggtggagcagactgaactgccagcatcctctgtggaggaaaagaggctctgtgaagaggccggaatgaacatctgtgaccccagagccaagcaagagcag
- the LOC691414 gene encoding girdin-like isoform X3 produces the protein MFRQLLRLFRKERGDQGENTPGFGRKASSQNVISQHEECLKELEELKFEIQKCQFEREELYQILDLYIYDEWDHRLHVELPVLQSEHEMRMMAMQMMTNSISDAMERNKELIQVKSSYRIRHSQLLREQAQLENNIQILLNEKRELLVEQTELPASSVEEKRLCEEAGMNICDPRAKQEQV, from the exons atgtttcgccagctgcttaggctatttcggaaggaaaggggagatcaaggagagaacacaccag gttttggtaggaaggcctcatcccaaaatgtcatcagtcagcacgaggagtgtctaaaggaactggaggaactcaaatttgaaatccagaagtgtcaattcgagagggaggAACTTTATCAAATactggatctttatatctatgatgagtgggaccacag gctgcacgtcgaattgccagtccttcaatccgaacatgagatgagaatgatggctatgcaaatgatgaccaactcaataagtgatgccatggagaggaacaaggagctcatacaagtgaagagttcctaccg catcaggcactcccagctcctgcgtgaacaagctcaattggagaacaatatacagattttgctgaatgagaagagagaactgctggtggagcagactgaactgccagcatcctctgtggaggaaaagaggctctgtgaagaggccggaatgaacatctgtgaccccagagccaagcaagagcag
- the LOC691414 gene encoding girdin-like isoform X1 translates to MFRQLLRLFRKERGDQGENTPGQREADPLSNGTGRRKSFWGRVGFGRKASSQNVISQHEECLKELEELKFEIQKCQFEREELYQILDLYIYDEWDHRLHVELPVLQSEHEMRMMAMQMMTNSISDAMERNKELIQVKSSYRIRHSQLLREQAQLENNIQILLNEKRELLVEQTELPASSVEEKRLCEEAGMNICDPRAKQEQV, encoded by the exons atgtttcgccagctgcttaggctatttcggaaggaaaggggagatcaaggagagaacacaccaggtcagagggaagctgaccccctctctaatggaacaggaaggaggaaatcattctggggaagggttg gttttggtaggaaggcctcatcccaaaatgtcatcagtcagcacgaggagtgtctaaaggaactggaggaactcaaatttgaaatccagaagtgtcaattcgagagggaggAACTTTATCAAATactggatctttatatctatgatgagtgggaccacag gctgcacgtcgaattgccagtccttcaatccgaacatgagatgagaatgatggctatgcaaatgatgaccaactcaataagtgatgccatggagaggaacaaggagctcatacaagtgaagagttcctaccg catcaggcactcccagctcctgcgtgaacaagctcaattggagaacaatatacagattttgctgaatgagaagagagaactgctggtggagcagactgaactgccagcatcctctgtggaggaaaagaggctctgtgaagaggccggaatgaacatctgtgaccccagagccaagcaagagcag